A window from Pongo abelii isolate AG06213 chromosome 6, NHGRI_mPonAbe1-v2.0_pri, whole genome shotgun sequence encodes these proteins:
- the LOC100440330 gene encoding zinc-alpha-2-glycoprotein translates to MVRMVSVLLSLLLLLGPAVPQETQDGHYSLTYLYTGLSRPGKGTHRLLQGTVFLNDRAFFHYNSEDRKAEPLGPWRHVEGVEDWEKQSQVQRAREDIFIETLNNIMEYYNDSNGQ, encoded by the exons ATGGTAAGAATGGTGTCTGTCCTGCTgtctctgctgctgcttctgggtCCTGCTGTCCCCCAGGAGACCCAAGATG GTCATTACTCTCTGACCTATCTCTACACTGGGCTGTCCAGGCCTGGCAAAGGCACCCACAGGCTGCTGCAGGGCACTGTCTTCCTCAATGACCGTGCCTTCTTCCACTACAACAGTGAAGACAGGAAGGCTGAGCCCCTGGGACCATGGAGACACGTGGAAGGAGTAGAGGACTGGGAGAAGCAGAGCCAAGTTCAGAGGGCCAGGGAGGACATCTTTATAGAGACCCTGAACAACATCATGGAGTATTACAACGACAGTAACGGTCAGTGA